From the Hevea brasiliensis isolate MT/VB/25A 57/8 chromosome 15, ASM3005281v1, whole genome shotgun sequence genome, one window contains:
- the LOC110669071 gene encoding gibberellin 2-beta-dioxygenase 2: MVVASPTPIGSEKVIQAVELPVIDLSLCERTEVSNLIVRACERYGFFKVINHGISEEIIVKMEEESVSFFAKPIPEKQLAGPANPFGYGYKNIGFNGDEGEVEYLLLNTHPLSISQRSKTISKDPNKFSSAVSGYIEAVRELACELLDLVAEGLRVPDTSVFSRLIRDVDSDSILRLNHYPPMPILCKDNDTSSSYNTNRVGFGEHSDPQILTLLRSNDVGGLQISLNDSVWFPVSPDPSAFCVNVGDVLQAMTNGRFLSVRHRALTNSCKSRMSMAYFAAPPLSTKITALPQMLSAVRPSLYRPFTWGDYKKAAYSLRLGDTRLDLFMKRGEELA; this comes from the exons ATGGTGGTGGCATCTCCTACTCCTATTGGCAGTGAAAAAGTTATCCAGGCTGTTGAGCTGCCTGTAATAGACCTCTCATTGTGTGAAAGAACAGAGGTCTCTAATCTCATTGTTAGAGCCTGTGAGCGCTACGGTTTCTTCAAGGTTATCAACCATGGAATATCCGAAGAAATCATCGTCAAAATGGAAGAAGAAAGTGTCAGCTTCTTTGCGAAGCCCATCCCTGAAAAGCAACTGGCTGGGCCAGCTAATCCCTTCGGTTATGGCTACAAAAACATTGGCTTTAATGGTGATGAGGGAGAGGTTGAATATCTTCTTCTGAATAcccatcctctctccatttctcaAAGATCCAAAACCATCTCCAAAGACCCCAACAAATTCAG CTCTGCTGTGAGTGGTTACATAGAAGCAGTTAGAGAGCTGGCATGTGAGCTTCTAGATCTGGTGGCAGAGGGTCTGCGGGTCCCAGACACATCAGTCTTTAGTAGGCTCATCAGAGACGTCGACAGTGACTCCATCCTCAGGCTCAATCACTACCCACCTATGCCTATTCTCTGCAAGGATAACGACACGTCATCTTCTTACAACACAAACAGGGTTGGCTTTGGAGAGCACTCTGACCCTCAGATCTTGACCCTCTTGAGATCCAACGATGTGGGTGGCCTACAGATTTCCTTAAATGACAGTGTCTGGTTCCCAGTCTCTCCTGACCCCAGTGCTTTCTGTGTTAATGTTGGTGATGTATTGCAG gcTATGACAAATGGGAGATTTCTGAGCGTGAGGCATAGAGCTTTAACCAATTCATGCAAGTCTAGAATGTCAATGGCATATTTTGCTGCACCACCTCTCAGCACCAAGATCACTGCACTACCACAGATGCTCTCAGCCGTTAGGCCTTCATTGTACAGGCCATTCACTTGGGGTGACTATAAGAAAGCTGCATATTCTCTACGCCTTGGAGATACCCGTCTTGATCTATTCATGAAAAGAGGAGAAGAGCTTGCTTGA